The following proteins are encoded in a genomic region of Ptychodera flava strain L36383 chromosome 23 unlocalized genomic scaffold, AS_Pfla_20210202 Scaffold_24__1_contigs__length_23054250_pilon, whole genome shotgun sequence:
- the LOC139124949 gene encoding micronuclear linker histone polyprotein-like, giving the protein MEDREMFHVDDDDVDGSKSASNRDNNNKLFYFDESQSVKSPKELLGEDFTSIAEYNAHLARQIRRQEQSKLDDCVNDKYRMERLGEKQWKLMYCDKHDDGIEELRLTCNDINDQHGLDKTDWEKKLNFKFADDSDDDSLLECKETEKYRNVEVFNDLHTVSPFKVKQNARLTDHGTDIESDMKTTEINHNASQVSTNSSNQKFKSNEKVDYEGGQGCSTNSGLEAASDGAGAGAMEEKHSQTEPKRFTKTPIKKKYGENGSSKSNIGSVDNGQTKTNLTRTGSRNSIGCASPSSRRKSSKYTTSVEITLGAKDGASGAVVKGNKVDSVRSTNTHLSRVATEPIGRARSSSGKKTASPTQVSKNPTRESRAQTAQQEKHIRTGSMSPPKVTYRRSASCKNVRSRSVGPNVLLPQNGDKTFSVQQKRAAWEAKSKVEKEKVLHRQQNDLTIQRKSSEKRKSIVAERKAMLLGNVTNSDQDVNRCTNSGVKKSNTSMNKTEIQEPNRRSLPPTPVRKDTVAHTIGLSTRPKTSSRKDRNLSVSKIGPTSVVAGKNDCEQSTHSLRTLSSSSTGSLKNSPTSKSSPTTYSSSGKSTPINVRKSDEKPGTTSKYSPPKSMSAFTSKRRTPPPIPVKPDSKANRKRISATCLLENGTSPAGSTEKKASPFVTTEKRASPTGSMEKRASPTGSMEKRASPTGPMDKRASPTGSMEKRTSSIRLEKKASVSTEKRTCPTMPTEKKASPTVPMEKRISANDPMGKQGSSSPNSNKNTEDKTVSDQNEGLDEVDSSHKPECRH; this is encoded by the coding sequence ATGGAAGACAGAGAGATGTTCCAtgtagatgatgatgatgtagaTGGCTCCAAATCTGCATCCAATAGAGACAACAATAATAAACTCTTTTACTTTGATGAAAGTCAGTCTGTGAAATCACCCAAAGAACTGCTAGGTGAAGACTTCACGTCCATCGCTGAATACAATGCTCATTTAGCAAGACAGATCAGAAGGCAAGAACAGTCCAAACTTGATGATTGTGTGAATGATAAATATAGAATGGAAAGATTAGGAGAGAAACAGTGGAAATTAATGTACTGTGATAAACATGATGATGGAATTGAAGAATTGAGACTGACATGTAATGATATCAATGATCAACATGGACTTGATAAAACAGATTGGGAAAAGaaattgaatttcaagtttGCTGACGACTCTGATGATGACAGTTTACTAGAATGTAAAGAAACTGAGAAATACAGAAATGTTGAAGTGTTCAATGATTTACATACAGTGTCTCCTTTTAAAGTGAAACAAAATGCCAGATTGACTGACCATGGTACAGACATTGAGAGTGATATGAAAACAACTGAAATCAACCACAATGCCAGTCAAGTCTCAACTAATAGCAGCAACcagaaattcaaatcaaatgagAAGGTTGATTATGAAGGAGGTCAGGGTTGTAGTACCAACAGTGGATTAGAGGCTGCAAGTGATGGTGCTGGTGCTGGTGCAATGGAGGAAAAACACAGCCAGACTGAACCTAAACGATTTACGAAAACACCAATCAAGAAAAAGTACGGTGAAAATGGAAGCAGTAAAAGCAACATTGGTTCAGTTGATAATGGACAAACTAAAACTAATCTAACAAGAACAGGAAGCAGAAACTCAATAGGCTGTGCATCTCCAAGTAGTAGAAGAAAATCTTCAAAATACACCACAAGTGTAGAAATTACCTTAGGAGCTAAAGATGGAGCTAGTGGAGCAGTAGTCAAAGGAAATAAAGTGGATTCTGTGAGATCTACAAACACTCATTTAAGCAGGGTAGCTACTGAGCCTATTGGCAGAGCCAGATCATCAAGTGGAAAGAAAACAGCATCACCAACCCAGGTATCTAAAAATCCAACTAGAGAAAGCCGTGCACAGACTGCACAACAAGAAAAACATATACGTACTGGTAGTATGTCACCTCCTAAAGTTACATATAGAAGATCTGCTAGTTGTAAAAATGTACGAAGTCGTAGTGTTGGCCCAAATGTATTACTGCCACAGAATGGGGATAAGACATTTAGTGTACAGCAGAAACGGGCCGCATGGGAAGCTAAAAGCAAAGTAGAAAAGGAGAAGGTGTTGCATAGACAACAAAATGATCTAACTATACAAAGGAAAAGCTCTGAAAAACGAAAATCAATCGTGGCTGAAAGAAAAGCCATGCTGCttggcaatgttacaaatagTGATCAGGATGTAAATAGGTGTACCAACAGTGGTGTGAAGAAAAGCAACACTTCGATGAATAAAACAGAAATACAAGAACCAAATAGGAGATCACTACCACCAACACCGGTTAGAAAAGATACTGTAGCGCACACTATTGGTTTGTCAACAAGACCAAAAACATCAAGCAGAAAAGACCGCAATTTGTCAGTCTCAAAAATTGGTCCAACATCAGTCGTAGCTGGTAAGAATGATTGTGAACAAAGTACACATAGTTTACGAACCTTGTCTTCCTCATCAACAGGAAGTCTGAAAAATTCACCAACATCAAAGTCATCGCCAACAACATACTCTTCATCAGGAAAATCAACACCTATAAATGTTAGAAAATCTGATGAAAAACCAGGGACAACATCAAAATACAGTCCTCCAAAAAGTATGTCAGCATTTACTTCAAAACGAAGAACACCACCACCAATCCCTGTCAAACCAGATTCTAAGGCAAACAGGAAGAGAATTTCTGCCACTTGCCTTTTGGAAAATGGGACATCTCCCGCTGGTTCAACGGAAAAGAAAGCATCTCCCTTTGTTACAACAGAAAAGAGAGCCTCTCCCACTGGATCCATGGAAAAGAGGGCTTCTCCCACTGGTTCCATGGAAAAGAGGGCTTCTCCCACTGGTCCCATGGATAAAAGGGCCTCTCCCACTGGTTCCATGGAAAAGAGGACATCTTCGATCCGTTTAGAAAAGAAGGCCTCTGTCTCAACAGAGAAGAGGACATGTCCGACTATGCCAACAGAAAAGAAAGCATCTCCAACTGTGCCAATGGAAAAGAGGATATCTGCCAATGATCCTATGGGAAAGCAAGGCTCTTCTTCACCAAATTCAAATAAGAATACAGAAGACAAAACCGTTTCAGATCAAAATGAGGGATTAGATGAAGTTGATAGTTCACACAAACCAGAATGTCGCCACTGA